A single genomic interval of Musa acuminata AAA Group cultivar baxijiao chromosome BXJ3-4, Cavendish_Baxijiao_AAA, whole genome shotgun sequence harbors:
- the LOC103981950 gene encoding splicing factor 3B subunit 6-like protein encodes MATISLRKANTRLPPEVNRVLYVRNLPFNISSEEMYDIFGKYGAIRQIRIGTNKDTRGTAFVVYEDIYDAKTAVDHLSGFNVANRYLIVLYYQQAKMAKKADQKKKEDEITRLQEKYGISTSKDK; translated from the coding sequence ATGGCGACGATTAGCCTTCGAAAGGCGAACACCCGACTCCCACCGGAGGTGAATCGGGTGCTGTACGTGCGCAATCTGCCTTTCAACATCTCGAGCGAGGAGATGTACGACATCTTCGGTAAGTACGGCGCCATCCGCCAGATCCGCATCGGCACCAATAAGGACACTCGCGGCACCGCCTTCGTCGTCTACGAGGACATCTACGACGCCAAGACCGCCGTCGACCACCTCTCCGGCTTCAACGTCGCCAACCGCTACCTCATCGTCCTCTACTACCAGCAAGCTAAGATGGCCAAAAAGGCCGaccagaagaagaaggaggacgaGATTACCCGCTTGCAGGAGAAGTACGGCATTTCCACCTCTAAAGATAAGTAA